A DNA window from Trichosurus vulpecula isolate mTriVul1 chromosome 2, mTriVul1.pri, whole genome shotgun sequence contains the following coding sequences:
- the LOC118839276 gene encoding protein crumbs homolog 3-like: MASSPGLGLCLALSLQLLNPQPTLAQNTGNAGYENNTTTPSTAPPASGALSQGAVTAIITVFSVLGILLLVVALVLLGRKLREKRQTEGTYRPSSEEQLSHMTEAAPGPQDSKNKV, from the coding sequence ATGGCGAGCAGCCCTGGCCTGGGCCTGTGCTTGGCACTGAGCCTGCAACTATTGAACCCCCAGCCCACCTTGGCCCAGAATACTGGCAACGCTGGGTATGAAAACAACACTACTACCCCTTCCACAGCACCACCAGCCAGTGGGGCCCTGTCCCAGGGTGCAGTCACTGCCATCATCACTGTATTCTCAGTCCTGGGTATCCTCCTCCTGGTAGTGGCACTGGTCCTGCTGGGCCGCAAGCTTCGTGAGAAACGCCAGACAGAGGGCACCTACCGGCCCAGCAGCGAAGAGCAGTTGTCCCACATGACTGAAGCAGCCCCAGGTCCCCAGGACTCGAAGAACAAGGTGTAG